In Haliaeetus albicilla chromosome 14, bHalAlb1.1, whole genome shotgun sequence, one genomic interval encodes:
- the FEZF1 gene encoding LOW QUALITY PROTEIN: fez family zinc finger protein 1 (The sequence of the model RefSeq protein was modified relative to this genomic sequence to represent the inferred CDS: inserted 1 base in 1 codon), with product MDNSGHHTATKILATPPARESLSARSNMISTPKPLAFSIERIMARTPEPRSIPVPQLLHGSVAKGDPKHPLHLNSSIPCMIPFVPVAYDPLPKAAVAGAEPRKAHLDSSSSPSFSCGDLLNCALSLKGDFPRDALPLQQYKLVRPRVVNHSSFHAMGALCYFNRGDSPCHPSASVNIHPVASYFLSSPLHPQPKAYLAERNKLVLPAADKYPAGVAFKDLSQAQLQHYMKESAQILSEKIAYKTSEFSRGSPSSKPKVFTCEVCGKVFNAHYNLTRHMPVHTGARPFVCKVCGKGFRQASTLCRHKIIHTQEKPHKCNQCGKAFNRSSTLNTHTRIHAGYKPFVCEFCGKGFHQKGNYKNHKLTHSGEKQFKCNICNKAFHQVYNLTFHMHTHNDKKPFTCPTCGKGFCRNFDLKKHVRKLHDSALGLPRPPAELGGPDQPPPPXAAAAGPAAAPAVREGGGGRQRGAPRRRWEPPPPPARLFACTC from the exons ATGGACAATAGTGGCCACCACACGGCGACCAAAATCCTAGCGACTCCTCCGGCCAGAGAAAGCCTGTCTGCCAGGAGCAACATGATCAGCACGCCCAAGCCCCTCGCCTTCTCCATTGAGCGCATCATGGCGCGGACGCCGGAGCCGCGCTCCATCCCCGTCCCGCAGCTCCTCCACGGCTCCGTGGCCAAAGGCGACCCCAAGCACCCGCTGCACCTCAACTCCTCCATCCCCTGCATGATCCCCTTTGTCCCGGTGGCGTACGACCCCCTGCCCAAAGCGGCGGTGGCCGGAGCGGAACCCAGGAAGGCTCACTTAGACTCCTCTTCCTCGCCCTCCTTTAGCTGCGGCGATCTCTTGAACTGTGCCCTGAGCTTGAAAGGCGATTTCCCCCGCGATGCCCTGCCCTTGCAGCAGTACAAACTGGTAAGACCCCGAGTGGTCAATCACTCCTCCTTCCACGCCATGGGAGCCCTGTGCTATTTCAACCGAGGCGACAGCCCCTGTCACCCGTCCGCCAGTGTCAACATCCACCCGGTGGCTTCTTATTTCCTCAGCTCCCCCTTGCACCCGCAGCCCAAGGCTTACCTGGCGGAGCGGAACAAGCTGGTGCTGCCGGCCGCGGACAAGTACCCGGCGGGGGTAGCCTTCAAGGACTTGTCGCAGGCTCAGCTGCAGCATTACATGAAAGAAAGCGCTCAGATCCTCTCGGAAAAAATCGCCTACAAGACCTCGGAGTTCAGCCGCGGCTCCCCGAGCAGCAAGCCCAAAGTTTTCACGTGTGAAGTTTGTGGAAAG GTATTTAACGCACATTATAACTTAACTCGCCATATGCCGGTGCACACGGGAGCCAGACCCTTTGTTTGCAAAGTTTGCGGGAAGGGCTTCAGGCAGGCGAGCACGCTCTGCCGGCACAAGATCATCCACACCCAG GAAAAGCCCCACAAGTGCAACCAGTGCGGCAAAGCCTTTAACCGGAGCTCGACCCTGAACACACACACGCGAATACACGCCGGCTACAAACCTTTTGTCTGTGAATTTTGTGGCAAAGGATTTCACCAGAAAG GCAATTACAAAAACCACAAGCTGACTCACAGCGGGGAGAAGCAGTTCAAGTGCAATATCTGCAACAAGGCTTTCCACCAGGTGTACAACCTGACCTTCCACATGCACACCCACAACGACAAGAAGCCCTTCACCTGCCCCACCTGCGGCAAAGGCTTCTGCAGGAACTTTGACCTCAAGAAACACGTCCGCAAGCTGCACGACAGCGCCCTGGGActgccccggccccccgccgaGCTGGGGGGGCCCGaccagccgccccccc gggccgctGCTGCAGGGCCCGCCGCCGCTCCAGCcgtgagggagggaggggggggccgCCAGCGGGGAGCGCCGCGCCGCCGGTGggagcccccgccgccgcccgcccgcctctTTGCATGCACCTGTTAA